From Streptomyces sp. SCSIO 75703:
GGAGGGCGACCGCGCCGGCTTCCGGGAGGACTCCCGCGACGGCGATGCCGACGGCCTGCGGCTGCGGGCGATGGCCGTCTCGCACGTCGACGGGCTGTCGCTGGCCCCGGACCCGGTCGGCGAGGTCTTCGTCTACGCCGCCCACCGGCTCGCCCACCGCTGCCTGACCTCCCGCCGCCCGGTGCTGGTCAGCCGCATGGAGCGCTCCGACTACGCGGCGGTGGCGCCCGGCCCCGGCGAGGCGGAGGTGCTGCGCCGGGCGGGCGTGCACTCGTACCTGGCCGTGCCGCTCATCGCCCGCGGGGTGCTGCTGGGCCTGGCCGACTTCGTGCGGGCCGGCGGCCGGCCCCCGTTCACCCGGGCCGACGCCGAACTGGCGACGGAGCTGGCCTCGAAGGCGGCGGTCTGCGTCGACAACGCGCGGCTGTACATGCGCGAGCACGAGCACGTGGTCACCCTGCAACGCGCGCTGCTGCCCCGTACCAGCCCCGACACCCCCGGACTCGACGTGTCCTCGTGCTACGCCCCCGCCGGGGACCCCGCGGCGGTGGGCGGCGACTGGTTCGACGTGGTCGCGCTGCCCAGCGGCCGTACGGCGCTGATGGTGGGGGACGTGATGGGGCGGGGTCTGGCCGCGGCGGCGACCATGGGCCGGCTGCGCACCGTGGCGCGGACGCTGATGGCCCTGGACATCGCGCCCGAACGACTGCTGGCCCGGCTGGACCTGGCCGCCCGCGATCTGGAGGAGGACCAGGTCGCCACCTGCCTGTGCGCGGTCTACGACCCCTACGGCGGCACCTTCCGCATCGCCAGCGCCGGTCATCCGCCGCCGCTGCTGACCGGGCCGGACGGCACCGCCTCCTTCCTGCCGGTGCCGGCCGGGGCGCCGCTGGGGACGGGCGTGATCCCGTACGACCCGGTGGACTTCGAGGTGCCCGAGCGGGTGCGGCTCACGCTGTACACGGACGGGCTGGTCCGCTCGCGCACCGCCGGTCTGGACGCACGGCTGGAGCGGCTGCGGGAGGCGGTCGGCGGGGACCTGCGGGGCGACGGCGAGGTGTGCGAGGAGGTCGTCGAGCGGGTCGGCGGGGACCGGTCCGACGACGCGATCGTGCTGGTCGCCGGGGTCCGGCCGCTCGCCCCCGAGGGGGACGTGTACGTACGGACGCTGCCGCCGGGCGGCAAGGCGGCCGGCCAGGCCCGCGCCATGGTGCGGGAGCGGCTGGCGGCGTGGGGGCTGCAGGAGCTGACCGACACGACGGAGCTGGTCGTCAGCGAACTGGTCGGCAACGCCCTGCGGTACGGGAACGCGCCCGGCGAGCTGCGGCTGCTGCGGTACGGGCGGCTCTCGGTCGAGGTCTCCGACTCGGGGCCGGACCTGCCGCAGATCCAGCACGCGGACGTGAGCGACGAGAGCGGGCGCGGCCTCCAGCTCATCAACATGCTCTGCCGGCGGTGGGGCTCCTGCCGGACCCCGGACGGCAAGGTGGTCTGGGCCGAACAGGACCTGCCTCCCCACGCCGCCCCGTAGCCCGGCGCCGCCCACGGGACCGGAGCACCCACCCGACCTCGCTCACCTGTTCGACGAGGAGGGTCGCGCGGGCACCGCGGACGGCGCCGCGCGCGACCCCTGTCGAACCCGGGACGGCCACGGGATATCTTGATGTCGAGCAATGTTGCAGACGTGGAGCGGAGCACCCGGTGACTGACTCGACCATCATCTACACCCACACTGACGAGGCCCCGGCCCTGGCGACGTATTCCTTCCTGCCGGTGGTCCGCGCGTACGCCGCGCAGGCCGGAGTCTCCGTGGAGACCCGCGACATCTCGCTGGCCGGACGCATCATCGCCGTGTTCCCGGAGTACCTCACCGAGGACCAGCGCATCCCGGACGCCCTCGCCGAACTGGGCGAGCTGGCCAAGACCCCCGCCGCCAACATCATCAAGCTGCCGAACATCTCGGCGTCCATCCCGCAGCTCAAGGCCGCCGTCGCCGAGCTGCAGGCCCAGGGCTACGCCCTGCCGGACTACCCGGACGACCCGCGGACCGACGAGGAGCGCGAGGTCCGCGCCCGCTACGACAAGATCAAGGGCTCCGCGGTCAACCCGGTCCTGCGCGAGGGCAACTCCGACCGCCGCGCCCCGGCGTCGGTCAAGAACTACGCGAAGACCCACCCGCACCGCATGGGCGCCTGGAGCGCGGACTCCAAGACCAACGTGGCCACCATGGGCGAGAACGACTTCCGGTCCACCGAGAAGTCCGTCGTGATCGCCGAGGACGGCGCGCTCCGCATCGAGCTGGTCGGCGACGACGGCACCACCACCGTGCTGCGCGAGTCGGTACCGGTCCTGGCGGGCGAGGTCGTCGACGCCTCCGTGCTGCGGGTCGCCGCGCTGCGCGAGTTCCTCACCGCGCAGGTCGCCCGCGCCAAGGCCGAGGGCATCCTCTTCTCCGTGCACCTGAAGGCCACGATGATGAAGGTCTCCGACCCGATCATCTTCGGCCACGTGGTGCGTGCCTTCTTCCCGAAGACCTTCGCCCGCCACGGCGAGGTCCTCGCGCGGGCCGGCCTGACCCCGAACGACGGTCTGGGCGGCATCTACAAGGGCCTGGAGTCGCTGCCCGAGGGCGCCGAGATCAAGGCGTCCTTCGACGCCGAGCTGGCCGAGGGCCCGGAGCTGGCCATGGTCGACTCCGACAAGGGCATCACCAACCTGCACGTGCCCTCCGACGTCATCGTCGACGCCTCCATGCCGGCCATGATCCGCACCTCCGGCCACATGTGGGGCCCGGACGGGAAGGAGCACGACGCCCTCGCCGTCCTGCCGGACTCCAGCTACGCCGGCGTGTACCAGGCCGTCATCGAGGACTGCCGCGCCCACGGCGCCTACGACCCCTCCACCATGGGCTCGGTGCCCAACGTCGGCCTGATGGCGCAGAAGGCCGAGGAGTACGGCAGCCACGACAAGACCTTCGAGATCCCCGCCACCGGCACGGTCCGTGTGGTCGACGCCCACGGCACCGCCGTGCTGGAGCAGACGGTGTCCGCCGGCGACATCTTCCGCGCCTGCCAGACCAAGGACGCCCCGATCCGCGACTGGGTCAAGCTGGCCGTCACCCGTGCCCGCGCCACCGGCTCCCCGGCCGTCTTCTGGCTGGACGAGGGCCGCGCGCACGACGCCAACCTGATCGCCAAGGTCGAGCAGTACCTGCCCGAGCACGACACCGAGGGCCTGGACATCCGCATCCTGTCCCCCGAGGAGGCGACCAAGCTGTCGGTGGAGCGCATCCGCCGCGGCGAGGACACCATCTCCGTGACCGGCAACGTGCTGCGCGACTACCTGACCGACCTGTTCCCGATCCTGGAGCTGGGCACCAGCGCCAAGATGCTGTCGGTCGTGCCGCTGATGGCGGGCGGCGGCCTCTTCGAGACCGGTGCCGGCGGCTCCGCGCCCAAGCACGTGCAGCAGCTCGTCAAGGAGAACTACCTGCGCTGGGACTCCCTCGGCGAGTTCTTCGCCCTGGTGCCGTCCCTGGAGCAGTACGCCTCGACCACGGGCAACACCCGCGCCAAGGTCCTCGCCGACGCCCTGGACCGCGCCACGGCGACCTTCCTCAACGAGGACAAGTCCCCGACCCGGCGCGTGGGCGGCATCGACAACCGCGGCAGCCACTTCTACCTGTCCCTGTACTGGGCGCAGGAGCTGGCCGCGCAGACCGACGACGCGGACCTCGCCAAGGCGTTCGCGCCGCTGGCGGAGACCCTCGCCGCCGACGAGCGGAAGATCGTCGACGAGCTGGTCGCCGTCCAGGGCAGCCCGGCCGAGATCGGCGGCTACTACCAGCCCGACCCGGCCAAGGCGGCCGAGGTCATGCGCCCCTCCGCCACCTGGAACGCGGCGCTGGCCTCGCTGGCCTGATCCGCACCGCTCCCGGCGACACCGGCACCCCGTCCCCGCTCCGGCGCGGGCGGGGTGCCCGCCGTTCACCAGGCGCGGGTGGCGACCAGTTCCTCGGCGTCCGCCCCGGGGAAGCCGTAGATCCGGGAGATGTGCCAGAAGTCCTCGGCTATGGCCTCCCGGGCCACCGTCTCGATCTCGCTGCCGGCCGCCTCGAACGCCTCCTCCAGGGCGTTGAACTCCTCCGTCGCCGCGTGCGTCAGCGCGTACAGCTCCGCCAGGCCGGCGGGCCGCTCGGCCTCGATGCGCGCGCAGAGCCGCCGCAGGATCGCGCGGCCCCGGTCCACCACCTCGTCGGGGAAGTACGGGTCCCGGTACAGCTCGCGCAGGAACGGGTGCGCGCTCGCGCGCGGATCGGTGACGGTCATGGCGCCCCTCTTCGTGGTCCCGGGCCCGGGGCGCGGTCCGCGCCCCGGTGCCATGATGCTGCCGCACACCACTGACAACGCCCCGGCTCCGACCACATCCCCAGGGAGCAGCCCGTGACCGACGGCCCGTCCTCCTTCTCTCTGCTGCCCGGCGCCCCGCACTCCCCCGTGATCCTGCACGTGCCGCACGACGCGCGGGCGATCCCGCCCGGGGTCCGCACGGGCATCGCCCTGGACGACGCGGCGCTGGAACGGGAGCTGGACCACCTCACCGACGCCCACACGGCCCGGATCGCCGAGGCGGCGGCCGCGCGGGCGGGCGTCACGCCCTGGCGGTTCGTCAACCGGCTCTCCCGGCTGGTGGTGGACCCGGAGCGCTTCCCCGACGAGCGCGAGGAGATGCTCGCCGTGGGCATGGGCGCCGTGTACACGCGCACCGCGCACCGGGGTGTGCTGCGGCCGGAGGACACCGATCCGGAGCCGCTGCTCGCCCGCTACTTCCGCCCGTACGCGCGGGCGATGACCGAGGCGGTGGCCGGCCGGCTCGCCGCCACCGGCCGGGCCGTCGTCGTCGACGTGCACTCCTACCCGAGCCGGCCGCTGCCCTACGAACTGCACGGCGACGGCCCGCGCCCGCCGGTCTGCCTGGGCACCGACGCCTTCCACACCCCGCCCGCCCTGCTCGCGGCGGCCCGCGACGCCTTCGCCCCGTGCGGGGAGACCGTGCCGGACACCCCGTTCGCGGGGGCCTACGTGCCGCTGGAGTTCCACGGGCGGCGCCCGGAGGTCGCCGCGCTGATGGTGGAGATCCGCCGGGACACCTACATGAGCGAGCCGGGCGGCGCCCCCGGGCCGGGCCTGGAACGCCTCGCCGGCTGCCTGGCGGCGCTAATCGACGCGGTCGGCGACGGCTTCCCGCCGGGTGACGGCACGCCGGTCAGGCGCGCAGCCACTCGGTGACGACGACCTCGCCGCCGGTGCGCAGCCGCAGCGCGAACGGCCCGGCGGGCGGGGTCCCGCCGGAGAAGCGGCCCAGGTCGTCCGCGGTCAGCCGGGCCGACGGGCGCGGCCCGGCCAGTACCTCGACCTCCGCAGGGCCCGGCGGCAGCACCTGCCCGATCAGCCCCTCGGCGCCCACCTCGACGTCGACGGTGACCGCACCGGCCTGGAAGGTCAGCATCCGGGGCGGTGCCTCCTCGCCCCGCACGGGCAGCGAGTCGACCAGCGAGTCGAAGGTCAGCTCGGCGAGACGGGCGTCCAGGTCGCGCAGGGCGTAGGACTCCACGGCGATCGTGCGCAGGGCGGCCGGGACCGGGTCGAGGATCGCGGCGGCCTGCCGCAGCTCCTCCTCCAGCAGGCCGTCGGCGAGCAGGTCGTCGTCGGCCGCCCCGTCCGGGAACAGGCCCTCGTCGTCGTCCTCGTGTGCCGTGCTCATGTCGTCCCCCGGGTCTCCAGCCGGGCCCGCAGCCGGCGCAGGCAGCGCTGGCGCGTCGGGCCGATGCTGCCCACCGCGATACCGAGGGCGGCGGACACCTCCTGATAGCTGGGCGGCGGCGAGGCCATCAGCACCCGCAGCAACTGCCGGCACCGCTCGCCCAGTTCCTCGAACTCCTGCCACAGCCGCCGGACCCGCTCGGTCTGGGCGGCGGCCTCCTCGGAGTCGAGCACCGACTCCTCCGGCGTCCGGTCCTCGCTGGCCCGGTCGAGCAGGTGCACGTCGTCGGTCGGCGTCCACCGCTGGGACGCCCTGATCACCTTCAGGCACTCGTGGCGGGCGGTGCTCGCCAGCCAGGAGCCGCTCTTCTCCGGTTCGCGGATGCGCCCGAGGTGCTGGGTGAAGCGGAACCAGGCGGTCTGGTACACCTCGTGGGCGTCGGCGTCGGAGAGCCCGTGCGCCCGCACCACCGACCACACCAGCGGGCCCAGCCCGTCCACCAACGCCTTCCAGGCCGCCGCGTCACCGTCGGCGGCGGACTGGACGAGCACCCCGACCTCTGCACGGTCCACGGTCCCACCCCTCGTGTACGACAGGTCATCGTACGCCGCGGAAGAGGTGGTTCCGTCCCGTGCGAGGGCGATCACGCGCCGTCCCCGGACGCGTCGGCGGCGACCGGGCTCCACGTGGGCGGGAGCAGGGCCGGGACGTCCTCGCCCCGGACCCCGGCGACGCCGGCGTCCTCCGCGAGGAGCCGTCCGCCGGCCGCCCGGGGGTCGTCCTCCCCGCGGTCCGTCATGCGGGAGGCGACCAGGCCGGCGACGACGGGGGTGGCGAAGGAGGTGCCGCTCCACTGCGCGGGCCCCTCGAACATCACCTGGTCCGCCTTGGCGGGCCCCTGCCCCGGCTCGCTCAGCACCCCGCTGTGCCGCGGGTGCCGGCAGGTGCAGGCGTAGGGGAACCCGTAGCGGCAGTCGTCGTAGGTGGAGTGCTGGTACACGTACGGGACGGGGGTGGTGAAGCCGGTGAGGGGGCCGGTCAGCCGCTCGCCGGGGGCCCAGACCCGCACCCACGGGCCGTGGTTGCTGAAGCAGGCGGCCCCCTCGCCGTCCGCGCGCAGCGCGCCGACCGAGAGCACGCTGTCCTCCCAGCCGGGCAGGCCGGCGTAGGCGGCGGGCCAGAAGGGGGTGGCGCTGCCGTTGTTGCCGGCGGCGGCGACCAGCAGGGTGCGCCGGGCGCGCAGTTCCTCCATGAAGGCGTGCACGCCGAGCAGTCCGTCGGCGCGGCCGTTGGAGGTGCCGGCGGAGAGGCTGAGGATGTCGGGCCAGCCGCCCTCGTCGACGGCCTCGAAGAGCCTCTCGCCGAACTCGGACTCCAGGATCGCCCCGGCGTCGTTGAGGGTGCCGCGCACGGTCACGTCGGTGTTCGGGGCGACGGCGGCGACCAGTCCGGCGATGAAGGTGCCGTGTCCGGAGTACTGGCGCAGCACGCCGTCCTCGTCGCACTCGTCGGTCTCCGGGTCGCCGTCGGTGCGGGCGAGCAGCGGGCAGTCGCGGTGGTCGCGCACGAGGCCGGTGTCGACCACGAGGACGCCGACGGCGGTGGCCGGGTCGTAGGGCGTGCTGGCCGGGGCCGGGTTGGGCGGCGTGGTGCGCGGCAGCGGGACGGGTTCGTCGCCGGGGCAGGCGTTGACGGCGATGGAGACGATGTGGTTGCGGCTGACCAGCCGGCGGCCGGCCCGGCCCTCCAGGGCGCGCAGCGAGCGCAGGGCCCCGGCGACCGCCGGATCGCCCTCGGCGCCGCCCTCGCCTGGGTCGGCGACCCGGATGCGGGTGATCCCGGAGCGGTTGGTGCGCGGGCCGGCCCGGCGCACCCGGTCCGCGCTCAGTCCGGCGGTGGCCGTGAAGTGCTCGCGCACGGTGTCCTCGACGAGGCGGGCCTCCTCGCCGTCGCGGGCGAGGACGACGCCCTTCTCGTACAGGAACTCGCCGGAGTCGTCCGGGCCCATCGCCAGCGGCACGTCCGGCATCGAGCGCTGGATCTGGGCGAACTGCTCGCGGAATCGCTGGGGTGCCATGCGTGTCCTCCCACTGGTGCGCCGGTCGTCAACCAGAGTCGCCGGCGGCCGGGCTGATACAGGCTCGCACCTGTGGGGGAAGGTGGCGGAGCACTACCATCCGTGTGTGTGACGGCGGTTGTTGACGACGATACGGTCCTGCGGCTGCTGCCGATGGTGTTCGCCGCGCCCGGCGAGGCACTGGCGGGGGCCGAGAAGGTCCTCGCCTCCGGTCCGCCGCCGCTGCACGCGTCCGTGGCCCACCAGGTGATCGGCATCTGGCAGCGGGACTTCGGGGACACCCGGCGTGCCCTGGCCCATCTGCGCCGGGCCCGTGACCTGGCCGCCCGCGCCGAGTCGCCGGAGCGGGAGGCGGACGTGCTCGCCACGCTCGGGGTGGCGCTGGTGCACTCGGGACGCACCCGGCAGGGGCTGGCCGCGTTCGAGCGGGGCGTGGCGCGCGGCACCGGGCACACCCGGGCGCGGGTGCTGTTCCGGCGGGCGTACGTCTGGTGGGTGCTGGGCCGGCACGGCGAGGCGCTGGACGACGTACGGCGGGCGATCCCGGTGCTGCGGCAGGCGGCCGACGTGATCTGGACGGCGCGGGCGCTGACCCTGCGGGCCACCGTGCACCTGGCTCTGGGGGCGGTGGAGCGGGCGGACGCGGACTTCACGGCGGCGGAGGCCCTGTGGGACACGACGGGCCAGGAGCACGACAAGGCCGACGCGGTGGAGAGCCGGGGTCTGGCGGCGTTCCGCTCGGGGGACGTGCCGGCGGCGCTGCGGCTGCTGGACGAGGCGGAGGAGCGGTACGCGAAGCTCGGCACGCCCACGTTCATGCTGACCATCCGGCGCTGCGAGGTGCTGATGGCGGCGGGGCTGGCGCCGGAGGCGCTGGCCGAGGCGGACGGGGCGATCACCGCGCTGGACGGCATGGGCGGGCAGTCCACCCGCAAGGCCGAGTTGCTGCTGGTGGCCGCGCGGGCGGCCCGGCTGGCGGACGATCCGCAGGCCGCGATCGCCCGTGCGGCGCTCGCGGTGCGGCTCTTCGCCGGGCAGCGCCGCACCTGGTACGAGAGCCACGCCCGGCTGGTGCTGGCGGAGGCGCGGCGGGCGGCGGGGCGCGGCTCGGGCCGGCTGGTGGCGGACGCGGCGGCGGTGGCACGGCGGCTGGCCGCGGCCGGGGCCCCGGCGGCACCGGAGGCGTCGCTGCTGGCGGGCCGGATCGCGCTGGAGCTGGGCTGGACGCAGGACGCGGAACGGCACCTGGCGGTCGCCGCCCGCAGCCGGGGGGCCGGTCCGCCGCTGGCCCGGATGACCGGCTGGGCGGCGCAGGCGCTGCGGGCGCGGGCGGCCGGTTCGCACCGGGGCGTGCTGGAGGCGTGCCGGCGGGGACTGGACGTGCTCGACGACCACCGGATGACGCTGGGCGCCTCCGAGTTGCGGGCGCGGGCCACGGCGCAGGGCGCGGAACTGGCGGCGCTGGCGCAGCGGGCGAGCCTCGCCTCGGGCGGGCCGCGGCGGCTGCTGGTGTGGAGCGAGCGGTGGCGGGCGACGGTGCTGTCGGCGCCACCCGCCCGGCCGCCCGCCGATCCGGCGCTGCTCAGCGGGATGACGGCGTTCCGGGAGATCGCCGCCCGCGCGGAGGAGGCCCGCCGGGACGGCGGCCGTCCGGTGCCCGCGCTGGAGCGGGAACAGCGGCGGCTGGAGCGGGAGATCAGGTCGCGGACGCTGCACATGCGGGGCGAGGCGCCCGGCGGCGGCGACCGCTTCGACGTCGCCCGGCTGCTGGAACGGCTGGGCGAGGGCGTCCGTCTGGTGGAGCTGGTCGTCCTGGACGGCCGGGTGCACGTCCTGCTGTGCGGCCGGGGCCGGGTGCGGCGGTACGAGGCGGGGCTGCTGGCGGAGGCGGAGCGGGAGGCCGAGCACGTCCAGGCGGGGCTGCGGCGGCTGGCCCACCCGGGGGCGGAGGCGCGGCTGCCGCTGGTGGAGGCGGCCGGACGCCGGCTCCAGGAACTGCTGCTCGGCCCGGCGGCCGACCGGCTGGGCGCGGGCCCGGTCGTGGTGGTGCCGCCGGCCCGGCTGCACCGGGTGCCGTGGGCGCTGCTGCCGGCGCTGCGGGAGCGGGTGCTCAGCGTCTCCCCGTCGGCGACGAGCTGGCTCCGCGCCCACGAGACGGCTCCGCCGCCGGGCGGGCGCGAGGTCCTGGTCCGCGGCCCCGGCCTGGCGGGCGGCGGCGCGGAGGTGACCGAACTCGCGGACCGCGGTGGGACGGGCGAAGGCCCCGGGGCGCCCGGCGGCGGGCAGGCGGGAGCGGGGCGGGACGGTCCTCCGCCCGGCCGGCGGATCGTGCTGGAGGGGGACGCGGCGCGGGTGCCGCGGGTGCTGCGGGAGCTGGACGGGGCCGCGCTGGCGCACATCGCGGCGCACGGCACCTTCCGGGCGGACAGTCCGCTGTTCTCCTCGCTGCGGATGGCGGACGGGCCGCTCATCGCGCACGATCTGGAGCGCCTGCGGCGCAGCCCGTACCGGATCGTCCTGTCCTGTTGCGACACGGCGCGGTTCGCCACGGTCGGCGCCGACGAACTGCTCGGCCTGGTCACGGCGTTGCTGCCGCTCGGCACGGCGGGGGTGGTGGCGTGCAGCGCGCCGGTCAACGACGCGGCCGTGGTCCCGCTCATGCTGGCGCTGCACAAGGGGCTCGATGCCGGGCTGTCCCTGGCGGAGGCGCTGCGCGACGCGCGGGCCGCGCTGCCGGGCGACGCGCTGCACCAGGCGACGGGGTGGGCGTTCAGCGCCTTCGGCGCCGCGTGAGCCGTCAGGCGGGTTGTGCCTCGGGCACGCCGACCAGGCAGGGCAGGGCCGTGCGGTCGCCCGCGCCGAGCCGGGCGTAGGCGCCGTACAGGTGGTTGCCGACGGTGCGGACGGAGAGGGTGAGCCGCTCGGCGATCTGCCGGTTGCTCAGGCCGGCCGCGGCGAGCGTGACGACCTGCCGTTGCCGTGCGGTGAGTTCGCCGAGGGCGGGTGCGGACAGGGCCGGGGTGCGGGCGCCCTGGCAGCGCCGGGCGAGTGCGGCGGCGCGGGCGCGGGCGGTACGGGCGGCGAGGGGGGCGCGGTGCGCGCGGGCGGCCTGGGCGTGCGCCTCCGCCGCGAAGAGCAGGAAGCCGCGCCGTTCCAGCTCCCCGGCCACGCGGTCGAGAGCGGGTCCGTCGGCGCGGGCCAGGGCGTCGGCGTGGTCGGCGAAGACGCCGGTGAGCCGGCCGGTGGCGCGCTCCGGGACGCCGAGGCGGACGGCGTCGTAGGGGTCCCCGTCGGCCGCCGTACGGGCCGCCCCGTCGAGGTCACCGCGTGCGGCGGCGGCCCAGGCGGTGACGGAGGGGGCGGGGCGGGGCCCGGGGACCGCGCGGGGGCCGGTGCGCCCGGGCTCCGCGGAAGGGCGGGCCCCGCCGGTCTCGGTGCCGTACGCCCCCTCACCGGCACCCGGCGCACCGTCCGCCGCCGGCCCCGGCCCCCCGTCACCCGGTGCGGCCGGGCTCCCGGCCGCCGCGCTCACCGCGGGCGGGATCACGCCGGACTGGGCGGTGGCCAGGGCGAGTTCGGCGCGGCAGGACGGGTCGGCCGGGTCGTGCCGCAGCCCCTCGCGGGCCCAGGACGCCGCCTCGCGCAGCAGGCCGCCCAGCCGGGCGAACCGGGCGCGGACGGCGGCGTACCCGCCCGGCACCGGCAGCCCCTCCCCCGCGAGCCACTCCCCCACGGGCGCCCGCGGCTCCCGTACGTCGGCCCGCGCGATCCGTCCCAGCAGCGCGGCCCGCTCCGCCGCCAGGGCCGGCCCGCACCGGTCGGGGGCGCCGGTGAAGCGCCGGGCTCGCAGCCGCCCGGCGCCCTCCCGCAGCACGGCCCCGTGCAGGGGGTGGGCGAGGTGGGCGGCGCCCCGGTCGTCGACGCGGACCAGCCCGTGGGCCTCCAGGGACTCTGTGGCGAGCGGGCCGAGGGCGTCGGCGTCGAGCGGGAGGGGTTCGGCGAAGGCGAGCCGTTCGAGGGCCTCCCGCTCCCGGGGCCGGAGGCGGTCGAGGACGGGCGCCACGCGTTCCCGTACGGCGGTGGTGACCGGCACCGGGCCCCGCCAGGCCCGTTCCCGCGTGCCCGGGACGGGGTCGAGCGGCCCGTGCCGGAGCACGGCGGCGTGCAGGTCGCGCAGCAGCCGCAGGTCCCCGTGGGCGAGGCGGTGCAGCCGTGCGGCGGTGAGCGGTTCCGGGGCGGCGCCCGTGGCGGCGGTGAGCAGGCCGGCGGTCTCCGGGGCGGGCAGGGGCTCCAGGTGGAGGCGGGGCAGCAGTTCGCCGGACCAGAGCCGGGACACGGCCGCCGGTACCTCGCCGTCCGTGGTGGCGGCGACGGCGAGGCGGGTGCGTCCGTGCACGGCGAGCTGGTGGACGAGGGCGGCGGAGGCGTCGTCGAGCAGGTGCGCGTCGTCCACGAACAGCAGCCGGACTCCGGACAGGAGGCGCACGGCGCGGTGCAGGGTGACGGAGTCGGGAAGCAGGTGGGCGAAGGCGGCGAAGGCGATGCCGCGCGCCCCCGGCGTCCCGGTGACGCGGGCGCAGCCGGTGCCGCGCAGCGCCTCGGTCAGCAGCCGGGTCTTGCCGCGTCCGGCCGGTCCGGTCACGGCGACGCCGGGCCGCCCGGCCGCCACGGACCGGCGGACCAGGTCGAGTTCGGCCGTGCGCCCGGTGAACGGCCAGGGCGTGCCGGGGTGCGTCTCGTCTCGCGCGTCAGTCCTCACGGCAACAGGAGTCGCCCTGCTCACCCCTGATACAGGGCGACTTGAGTAGCCCCCGACTCAGGCGCCCGGCGGGGGCGGCGCGGCAGGCTGGGGCCCATGACCGCACGGTACTGCTCGCTCGCGCCGCGGCCGGCTCCCGCGTTCGCGCCGGGGATGGCCGCCGAGCGCGCAGCCGCGCTCGCGGGCGGGCAGCGGATGTGGGTCAACGGCACCGTGCTGCACTACTGCTTCCTCGGCGCCGACACCGACGCCTCCGTCGTGCCGATGCCGGGGACCGGCCGGCCGCGCCGGGAGCCGTGGCCGGGCGCGCGGGCGCAGCGCGACGTGGTCCGCGACTGTTTCGCCGAGTGGCAGGACCTCGGGATCGGCCTCGAACTGCGGGAGGTCGGCGACCGGT
This genomic window contains:
- a CDS encoding helix-turn-helix transcriptional regulator; protein product: MRTDARDETHPGTPWPFTGRTAELDLVRRSVAAGRPGVAVTGPAGRGKTRLLTEALRGTGCARVTGTPGARGIAFAAFAHLLPDSVTLHRAVRLLSGVRLLFVDDAHLLDDASAALVHQLAVHGRTRLAVAATTDGEVPAAVSRLWSGELLPRLHLEPLPAPETAGLLTAATGAAPEPLTAARLHRLAHGDLRLLRDLHAAVLRHGPLDPVPGTRERAWRGPVPVTTAVRERVAPVLDRLRPREREALERLAFAEPLPLDADALGPLATESLEAHGLVRVDDRGAAHLAHPLHGAVLREGAGRLRARRFTGAPDRCGPALAAERAALLGRIARADVREPRAPVGEWLAGEGLPVPGGYAAVRARFARLGGLLREAASWAREGLRHDPADPSCRAELALATAQSGVIPPAVSAAAGSPAAPGDGGPGPAADGAPGAGEGAYGTETGGARPSAEPGRTGPRAVPGPRPAPSVTAWAAAARGDLDGAARTAADGDPYDAVRLGVPERATGRLTGVFADHADALARADGPALDRVAGELERRGFLLFAAEAHAQAARAHRAPLAARTARARAAALARRCQGARTPALSAPALGELTARQRQVVTLAAAGLSNRQIAERLTLSVRTVGNHLYGAYARLGAGDRTALPCLVGVPEAQPA
- a CDS encoding CHAT domain-containing tetratricopeptide repeat protein, producing MVFAAPGEALAGAEKVLASGPPPLHASVAHQVIGIWQRDFGDTRRALAHLRRARDLAARAESPEREADVLATLGVALVHSGRTRQGLAAFERGVARGTGHTRARVLFRRAYVWWVLGRHGEALDDVRRAIPVLRQAADVIWTARALTLRATVHLALGAVERADADFTAAEALWDTTGQEHDKADAVESRGLAAFRSGDVPAALRLLDEAEERYAKLGTPTFMLTIRRCEVLMAAGLAPEALAEADGAITALDGMGGQSTRKAELLLVAARAARLADDPQAAIARAALAVRLFAGQRRTWYESHARLVLAEARRAAGRGSGRLVADAAAVARRLAAAGAPAAPEASLLAGRIALELGWTQDAERHLAVAARSRGAGPPLARMTGWAAQALRARAAGSHRGVLEACRRGLDVLDDHRMTLGASELRARATAQGAELAALAQRASLASGGPRRLLVWSERWRATVLSAPPARPPADPALLSGMTAFREIAARAEEARRDGGRPVPALEREQRRLEREIRSRTLHMRGEAPGGGDRFDVARLLERLGEGVRLVELVVLDGRVHVLLCGRGRVRRYEAGLLAEAEREAEHVQAGLRRLAHPGAEARLPLVEAAGRRLQELLLGPAADRLGAGPVVVVPPARLHRVPWALLPALRERVLSVSPSATSWLRAHETAPPPGGREVLVRGPGLAGGGAEVTELADRGGTGEGPGAPGGGQAGAGRDGPPPGRRIVLEGDAARVPRVLRELDGAALAHIAAHGTFRADSPLFSSLRMADGPLIAHDLERLRRSPYRIVLSCCDTARFATVGADELLGLVTALLPLGTAGVVACSAPVNDAAVVPLMLALHKGLDAGLSLAEALRDARAALPGDALHQATGWAFSAFGAA